From the Lactuca sativa cultivar Salinas chromosome 9, Lsat_Salinas_v11, whole genome shotgun sequence genome, the window CGCGTTTGGATCTGTGATCAGTCATTATTGTTCATCTGGTCTTCCATTGGTCTATTCGACCTTAACAACCACTTGCTTTTGGCTCACCGAAGCTTCAAAATACTCACTGTTTTTTCTGTTTCGATTAAGTTCCCTGATTTTCCTTTCCTCACTCTCTCGCTAAACTGATCAACTATCTGCAATGGTGGAAAGCTACCTAGGCGACGAGTTTCATCTTCCGCCTAAGAATCCGTCGGATGAAGCACTGAAGAACTGGCGCAAAGCCTGCTACCTCGTCAAGAACCGTAGCCGAAGATTCCGGCATGTCGCAGACCTCCCTAAGCGGTCTATTCATCGGGATAGGATTTCCAAAATCAAGGTTCCATTACTCTCCTTTAACCTTCCAACCTAGCTAATTACTATTTTGTCGATTGAATGATTTCAGATCTGTGTGTTTTAATGTATATATGCTGTGTGTGAACAAAGTAAATCACTGAAATCATCTGGTAAATACAACAGTCGAAACGATTATTCGATTATAAGTTATAACCATCGACATTAAAAACTACTGATTCCTGATTGGAGAGTTATGAAAATGCTGGATTCTTTTTCCTTTATCTATCGTTCTTAGTTTTCCGAGCATACATATCACTGTTCTTCATTATACCCAAAATCTATTGAAATGAACAAATttagttattaatttattatgtgtcTATGGTAATTTGTTTGTAATACAAAAGGTGGGATCTGATCCTGTAGATTATCAAAAGAAAATGCCTTCACATTTAGACAACTTTTAGTTTGAAACACCATACTTGTTTTTATTGACTTCTGACATTGTTTTTGATGATGATGAGACATTCATGATAATTATCTTTATCTTTGCGTTATAGTGTTATTTATGTGGTATAGAGACTATTGAGGGATCACGATCATACAACATTATGATAAGTAAATTCTATATGaaatataataaaatgataaCAGTGAAGATGCTGTGTTTGCGGGGTCGGAGAAATAACAAAATTGGCAAATATCTATATATAGTATATTATTTTAAGGTTTTTCCTTATCGTGACCACTCGGCTCATGTTAGCGAAACCTGTAATTCCCACTCGTTATTGTAACTTTTTCCCAAAGAACCTTATTTCTTCAGTATTTTaagaagaaaaaataaatataGCCCAAACATGACTTTTTGTTCGGAAAGTAACCTTtctattataattttttattgggTAAAGAATCATATTCGTGAAGTTTATCAGATGCGTCTTTCATAATTCCGTTAAATTTATAGAATTGATAATCGTTAtcttttttctttaaaatattaaGCCTTGATTTATATTTTAGAGGCTGTTATAACTACCTTGGTTGTTTGGTGGAGACAACTTGTTGAGCCTAACCAACATCAACATATAGATGCTTTTCATAAATTTGGTCAAGCACTTAAAGTCCATGGTAAAATGTATTTAAATTCTTCGAAAGAGAAAATGTTTATATTAAACTTAAGGTAAACTTTCAAATAATATAATGATTCTAACtttatctattttttattttcttaacatAATGTTTCTATCAGGTGATAAAATTTTCAAGATCCCTTTATCCAGAATAGAAGTTATTTAGGAAATTTAACTAGTATTTCAGAAAAGAACCTTCAGACTTGTGACAGCTTCCTCGAAATTTCTCTCCATTTTTCAGACTTTTGAGCTCCACTAATTAAAATCTCCAATCATCGATTGCTTTGCCACATTATATCTCCACTATAACTTTATCATAccaaatattattaacttaaatCATCTCAATCATTgtcatttttgaaaatttttacaaAATTAACCAAAATTATTTTATAAATCCTCTTATCTAATTTTATCGGCATCCAACCTATGGACAAAAGACAAGAAAATGGTTAAAAAGGTTGTAAGTTACTCAATACATAGTTTTGAGCATACGATGATTTACGTAATTTAGTCTAATACAAAATTAACAAACGAAGATACATAAATAGTAAATACTGATCGGTTCTGGTGACTTCATGGAACAAATTCATGATAAATTTTGGAATTACAAAATATCCTCATgcctttaataaatcattttaaattgggtaaatgacacaaaaaaacactctttttatacagaaattcgattttgataccgttttttttttgtcaattttgacactgtgtttttcaatttgttacaattctgaccacttgaccggttaatcAGGTTACATGCTGAtgtggcatgatgacgtgtcagttttgatgacgtggcatgctgacgtgtcaaaattgattttttttttacaaaaaacattaagttttcattttttcgattttgacactaagtttaatattttctttcaactttgactctatgtttttttgtttcaaatcgaacattatttttttcaattttgttcaatgttgacaattttttatttgaaaccgtataaatatttttttaatacatttaaaccgtataaatatgttttttttcatttaaaaaccatagttttgtaaaaatatattttttttacactcaaaccatatttttatgtataaatatgaattagttatataaaaattgtagtttatattaaatatgcaactttaaaatgtggtttttaaacgaaaaaaatatgcTTATACggttaaaatgtaataaaaaaatatatttatacggtttcaaatgaaaaatagacaaaattgaacaaaatttgataaatgatgttcgattggaacaaaaaaacatactgtcaaaattgaaataaaaaattaaacttagtgtcaaaatcgaaaaaaaatgaaaacttagtgtttgatgtgggaaaaaaaatcaattttgatacgtcagcatatcatgtcagcatgccacgtcatcaaaactaccacgtcagcatgtaacctggttaatCGTTCAAGTTGTAAGAATTGTAACAAAATtgaaacacagtgtcaaaattaacataaaaaaaacacggtgtcaaaatcgaatttatgtgtaaaaagagtgtttttttgTGTCATTTAGCCTTTTAAATTGGGTAAGTTATGAAGTGGCTTATTTTTTGCACACATGTTCAGTTCTATTAAGAATTTTGAAGAGTGCACTTTCAGTCTTCATCTTCTCCCGATCTCTCACTTTAGTTTCACCAAGTTCTCCCTTTGTATGCAATGTTCATACTTGCAAAGATTAATTggaactttatttatttattaatcttAACTACCCAAACCACCTCATGACTATAGTTACATTCATATGATAAAAAGCTAATAATGTTCTCTCTTTTGTCTTCAACGTTCCCAGGAAAACCTGCGGGTTAGCTTTTACACTGTGAGAGCAGCATTGCGATTTATGGATGGTATGCTACTGCTCCTTGCGATAATTGAAATGCTGCATGAAATCAATCAACCGTTTCTTTCTAATTAACCATCGGAGTTCTGTTATGTCTTTATCCATTATACATTCATTAATAACAAATTAATACCACCTTATTACAAATTTGCAATCCTGTCTCAACAGGCGCTCCTCATTTAGAAAATCATCAAACACCAGATGCAAAAGCCTCCGACATCCGTAATAATCCAGATAACCTCGCATCCATGGTTCAAAACTATAGCATCAAAACGTTACGATCGCTGGGTGGAGTTGATGGAGTCGCTAAAGCCATAGACGTATCTATAGATGAAGGCGTCAAATCCACGGATTTATCCATTAGACAAGACACTTACGGCGTCAACAAATACACAGAAAAGCCTTCGAAAAGCTTTTTTATGTTCGTCTGGGAGGCTCTTCATGATCTAACTCTCATCATCCTTATAGTCTGTGCAGTTGTTTCCATAGGTGTAGGCCTCGCCACGGAAGGCTTTCCAGATGGAATATACgatggattgggaatccttcttaGTATTTTACTAGTAGTTACCGTTACTGCCGTTAGCGACTACAGACAATCCTTACAATTCAAGGATTTAGACAAGGAAAAGAAGAAGATTTCATGTCACGTAACCAGAGATGGATACCGGAAAAAGGTGTCGATTTACGATTTGGTTGTCGGAGACGTCGTCCATTTATCAATCGGCGATCAAGTTCCGGCCGATGGAATATTCATATCTGGATACAGTTTGTTGATCGACGAATCTAGTTTGACCGGAGAGAGCCGTGCAGTCAACGTAGACGAGACTAAACCGTTTCTTCTCGGTGGGACCAAAGTCCAAGACGGCTCAGCCAAGATGCTTATAGCCGCCGTCGGGATGAGAACCGAATGGGGAAAATTAATGGAAACTTTAAGCGAAGAGGGAGAAACCGAAACCCCACTTCAAGTCAAATTAAACGGCGTCGCTACAATCATCGGTAAAATCGGTTTGATCTTCGCAGTGTTGACTTTTCTTGTCTTGACTATCCGGTTCTTAATAGAAAAAGCATTGCGACAAGAGTTTTCAAGCTGGAATTCGAGTGACGCATTAACTATGTTAGACTATTTTGCCACTGCAGTAACCATTATCGTTGTTGCTGTCCCGGAAGGACTGCCATTAGCCGTGACTTTAAGTCTCGCGTTTGctatgaaaaaattgatgaacGACAAGGCACTCGTGAGACATCTATCTGCATGTGAAACAATGGGTTCTTCCACTAACATATGCACCGATAAAACCGGGACATTAACCACGAATCATATGGTCGTCGACAAAATATACGTATCCGGTAAGACAAAAGACGTAAACGACCCTCCGGAACTCCCTGAAAACGTGTTGACCATTCTGTTACAGTGTATATTCGAATGTACATGTTCCGAAGTGGTCAAGGGTACCGATGGAAAAACTTCAATTCTAGGCACTCCTACCGAATCCGCGATATTGGAATATGGATTACATTTAGGTGGTGATTTTGGGACAGTTCGTAGCGAGATTAAGCTACTAAAAATGGAGCCGTTTAATTCTTCCAAAAAGAGAATGTCGGTCATTACGAAACTGCCTGGCGGGCAGATACGCGCCTTTATCAAAGGCGCGTCTGAAATAGTATTAGGAATGTGTGACAAGTTATTGGATGGAAGTGGAGAAAGTGTTGTAATGTCGGAAGAGAAAGTGAGATTTATTACGAGTGTTATAAATGGATTTGCCAGTAATGCTTTGAGGACTCTTTGTTTGGCTTATGTTGATGTGGAAGGGGAAGGTGAGTTTGATATGAAAAAAGAGTTGCCAAATTGTGGGTATACGCTGATTGCGGTTGTTGGTATTAAGGATCCGCTTAGGCCAGGGGTTAAGGAAGCAGTGGAGACTTGTTTAGCAGCTGGGATTACTGTTCGTATGGTTACGGGTGATAATATTAACACGGCTCGAGCCATTGCCAGGGAATGTGGTATACTGACTGATGGTGGGTTAGCCATTGAAGGGCCAGTGTTTCGAGCTAAATCAGATGAAGAAAAGCGTAAACTAGCACCGAGCATTCAGGTACAAACAAAAAAACGTGGTAATGGCTAGATCAaatgtaactatttttttttttttttcttttcctgtATTTTGAAACTCAGGAGAATAGGTCGTTAGTTCTCCAAGACAAGTAATGACTCACAATCCTTAAATACATTACAGGTAATGGCTAGATCATCACCAACAGACAAGTTAAAGCTTGTAGAGCATTTGAGGGGTCTGTCTGAAGTTGTTGCAGTCACGGGTGATGGGACAAATGATGCTCCAGCTTTACATGAATCAGATATCGGATTCGCCATGGGTATAGCAGGAACAGAGGTTGGTTTGTGCCTCATATTCatgtcaatttaatattaaaaacttaAGTTAATGAAAAAACAATCccatattatataatatattggTAAGAAGAAGCTGATGTCTGTCATAAGTCATCCTGCCATCTCATCTGTAGGTTGCAAAAGAACAAGCTGATGTAATCGTGTTGGATGATGATTTTGCAACAATCGTAAAAGTAGCAAAATGGGGACGTGCAGTTTACATAAACATTCAGAagtttgttcagtttcagttaaCTGTCAACATCGTTGCTCTAATGATTAATTTTGTTTCAGCCTGCATTACAGGTTTGTTCAATCGTATTCTTTATTAGTCTTTCTTTGCTTTTCCACATATTTTTAACTTACATAATTACATTGGTTTGAATATTTTTCAGGGTCTGCACCCCTTACTGCTGTACAGTTGCTATGGGTGAACCTGATCATGGACACTTTAGGTGCGTTGGCTCTAGCCACCGAACCACCAAATGATGGACTCATGAACAGACCACCTGTTAAACGAACCGAAAGTTTTATTACAAAGACCATGTGGCGCAATATTATTGGCCAAAGTGTTTACCAAATGGCTGTCCTATTCGTCTTGAATTTCGCTGGAAAATCCATTCTCAATTTGGACTCAACTGAAATCCTCAATACTTTCATCTTCAACACCTTCGTCTTCTGTCAGGTACAATTTATCTTTTTTTTGAAAATTGCAACGTACTTTTTCATTTACTTGTGTTGTGCATTTTAACAGTTTTTTGGATAATTGTGTATGTGTAGGTCTTTAATGAAGTAAACAGCCGGGACATTCATAAGATAAATGTGTTTCGTGGCATGTTGAGCAGTTGGATTTTCGTTGGTGTCATGGTGTCTACTGTTGTTTTTCAGGTTATTATTGTTGAGTTCCTTGGCACTTTTGCAAGCACTGTGCCACTAGACTGGGAACTCTGGGCACTTAGCATTGCAATTGGGTTCTTGAGCATGCCAATTGCCATTGTTTTGAAGTGCATTCCTGTTGAGAAGTCACCCGTGAAACACCCCAAACACCCTGATGGTTACGTTATCATCCCTGGTGGCCCAGAAGGTGTTTGATGAATTGCCAAAAAGAACATAAACAAACCCAACTTCAGGTTTATGAAGCATTTATAATTACAAGGGTACTTCtcaactgttttttttttttttttcggtgGTTAGACAAACAACCCTAACAATAGCTCAAAGCTTCCATAACTCAACAATTTTGATGCACCCGTATGTACCATTTGGAATTTCGAATTTCGTATCATCTAAGTCATGCAAAATCCTAAGCATAATCATCTCTAAACGGTAACAATTATACAACACATATCAACTTCACTATTTAGTATTCACTCCCCCACAAAATGAAGACCACGATTGGCATCTAACGCAATTATATATAAGAATGGGGACACTATAATTGGTATCTAACTCTTCCCAATAATAAATGGAGCTAGATCAAATTTTCTCATAAGCTCTACTATACTGACTAAATTGCAAACATCGTTTTCATTTGTATCTCCTTTTGGCTTCTCCATAAGCAATCACACCCATAACAGTCAAGGAGTAGCCAGCTATACCTAAAGGGGTAACCGGATTACGGAAAATGAGTATTGAGATAACAACCGCTACAGCACCTTTAGCATTCCCTAATACCTGACCATACCATATACAAATACTTCAACTTAATTTGcagtattaaaaaaaaaaatcatggctAAATTCGCAAGCTTGATCCATGAATATGGAATGTACTAAGTTTGAACTCAGAAGTCAAAATAGTGAGCAAGAAGAAACAAGCAACCTGAAGAGTTAGTGCACTTGTGTGCTTGGTGACCAAGAAATTGGTCAAGTTAGCAGCATAAGCCATGGTTGAATTCACAGAAAGCAGTAACCACATGAATCTATGCTTTAACCCGAGAGCAATGGTGGCATCTAACACATCTGGTTCCATTAAAAGTGCTGTTGGCAATAAAAACACAACAGCCATTGGGGACATATAAAGCAAAAGGTTCATTGAATTTAACTTCTCCCTGCAACAATAAAATCATTAAATGTACATTCACATACTTGGCTCCATTGACATACTCCAAGTCAAAAACAAATTTACATATACACCCTTAGCAGAAAGTAGAAGTTAGTTCATTTACCCCTCTGAAGAAAGTAGGATACCCTGAAGAACAGACTTGAAGGCCCTAGCAGCAGTTGCACTTATGCACATGATAAATCCATACAGCTGAAAACTTGGTTCACCCTGTAATAACAAACAATTTGACTTATTATTTTTGCCTCGCTTAAACAAAATCTCAACATTACTCTCCATGGGAATGCGTaatttgttgtttctttttttACTTACTACAGTAATGTAGATAAAGTATAAGTTGTTCTACATTGAAGCTTTTATATAGTATGTTGATTAAGATGCCAATTGCATTAGAGGATTGGGTTGACATGTTTTTCAATAAAAAGATGAAAATGGGCCTTAATGAAAAGTTACaaacaataaataataataatactaaaaaaataaataaataaataaaataaaaataaaaataaaaaaataaaaaaataaaactatatGGCTTCAATGTAGATGTCAAAGAAAATGTAAACACATCCCTGGCCACCCCAACGACTAAAACATAGGGAATACAACAACAAAACGTATAAAAGGGAAACATATACAGACAATAAAGCATAAAGCAGGTATACAGATATTATGTAAAGAAATTGTAAAGCATGTATATACATAGGGAATACAACGAAACAGGAGATATTATGTAAAGAAATTGTAAAACATGTATATACATAGGGAATACAAAGAAACATAGGAAATACAACGACAAGACCCATAAAGCCTAAGCAGATACAAACAATAAAAACATAAAGCAATTATAcaaacattttataaaaaagtGTAAAACACATCAATGGCCACCCGACAACCGAAACATTGGGAATACAacgaaaaaaactaaaaaagggAAACATATAGACACAATAAAACATAAAGCATGTGTAAAGACATCAAAGCATAAATGCTTACATTGTCCTTTATATGTTTTTACATTGATGCTTTTATTGTTTAGCTCAAAAAGTTTCCATAATAAACGTCTCCATATAGATTAATCAAGTTATGGACTTCTTTATATTAACATGGCAAATTGGCAAATACTTTATGAACTTCAAATTCAATAACGAATTCAGTTGACTATTAAAAGTCAAGATTGGCAATCTGTAATGGCATATATGGTAAGATTAAAACCCAGATCATAAACCACTAAAATAAATCTTATCTTAATTCtgtcattttaataaaataaGACGTGAACATGATACATACCCCGCTTGCAATCACAACGCCAGTAACAACAGGAACAAGAGCACCATAAGTAATCCATGCTTCTCTTTTGAAGGTCATCATATAGGCAAACAGGGCGGTGAAAAACGGCGTCGTTGCACCGATGGCTTGATTGAAGGAAACCGGAAGAAATCTGAGAGAAATATTCCCTCCGACAACCGACCCACAAAAAACAACACTCAGGGTCGCAATCCTTAAAAACTGCGACCTAGATTTGATCTTCTGAAATGGCACAACTTTGAGGAACACAATGGAGATGTAGCTGAGGATGCCGGAAGCTGACATATGACACATTGTGAGGAAAATTGGGAATCTGAAGCCATAACTGGAGAGCAAGAACTTGTTGAGGAGAAGAACGCCGATGTTTGATGAGTACCAGAGGAATATGAGTAATGAGACGAACACAAATTGGTTTGATGATGATTGTGAGattgatgatgatgaggaggtcGTAGGTAACATTTTTTCTGGGTTTTTCCCTTTAAAAAAATCAAGGATTTGAAGGAGGAGGAAGAAGGTGGGTAGTCATTGGGGTTGAAACAATGGTGGCAAAAACATTCGATTTCGGGTATCTAAAATTACATGGAATTCAACGTGATGATTTGTGCGGTGAAATTATCGTGGCATTTGGGCAGGTGAGGTGGGATGGAGGTTTTTGAGGAGGAAGTGTGTCATTGTCACAAGGCAACAATCGGGTCAAAACGCCAATTTGTTTGATTTGTGATGACGCAAGGGTAGTGTCATTACTCATTACTTTCTTAGATAATCCagaatttatttaataatatgAATATGAATTCATACAAATACAATGTTAGAGAATATTACATCATCTCTATGGTATGGTATGTTGCTTTTTAATTGTGGCAGAATTTTGTTGTGGATTTGATCTTTCAACTTAACTTAACtaactacaattttttttttaattatcgaTCTgcccttatttttattttttttttaagtttttctcATTATTTATATCAATGTTATGGATGAAGCCTACCACATCCATGTAGAGCTTTACCATCTAAAGTCCTAACAAACATGTCTATTCCAATCCACCATATCAAAACCACCAAAACAACAAAAATCAGCATCGATGATTGGTGACAGCCATCTCCACCGCTACATCTTTCACTTTGTGGCCATTAAACATCAATATACCAATGCTAACTTTGCCATAAAATCCCATCAGTACATAATTGCCAAACTCCTACAACAAACATGGTTCCTAACGTCTTATGGTTCCTTGAGAATCTTCATTTTAGTGCAAACTTCAAAAACCGTTGTGCCTTTAAAATAGACGATGTCTTAGGCGATCAATATTGAATACTTTTTGAAGATGGATCTACAAATTCGTGGTTTaggttttaaaagaaaaacatgTCGCCTCCTTCCTCGTTATTCGATATCACTTTCTGCCCCATTATTCACAACCATCCATACTCTTGTAGACCACTTACAACCCTTGTTTTAATTATTGGGCAATTATGGTGTCCTTGCCCATGTAGACTAACCTTGTTTTGAGGAATCCCAATTGATTATACTTCTAACCCACGCAAGATTTGGGATCGAATATGCATAATGACGAAAGATGATGTATGGTTGATTTGTTTATAAGGCTTGATTCAAAAATTATTTCTAATGTTTGATCGTAGTTTTGTTTCATGTGTGTTTAACAAGTTGCTAGTCGTGATTTGGAATTCTTCTAGTGGGTGG encodes:
- the LOC111879354 gene encoding putative calcium-transporting ATPase 11, plasma membrane-type, whose amino-acid sequence is MVESYLGDEFHLPPKNPSDEALKNWRKACYLVKNRSRRFRHVADLPKRSIHRDRISKIKENLRVSFYTVRAALRFMDGAPHLENHQTPDAKASDIRNNPDNLASMVQNYSIKTLRSLGGVDGVAKAIDVSIDEGVKSTDLSIRQDTYGVNKYTEKPSKSFFMFVWEALHDLTLIILIVCAVVSIGVGLATEGFPDGIYDGLGILLSILLVVTVTAVSDYRQSLQFKDLDKEKKKISCHVTRDGYRKKVSIYDLVVGDVVHLSIGDQVPADGIFISGYSLLIDESSLTGESRAVNVDETKPFLLGGTKVQDGSAKMLIAAVGMRTEWGKLMETLSEEGETETPLQVKLNGVATIIGKIGLIFAVLTFLVLTIRFLIEKALRQEFSSWNSSDALTMLDYFATAVTIIVVAVPEGLPLAVTLSLAFAMKKLMNDKALVRHLSACETMGSSTNICTDKTGTLTTNHMVVDKIYVSGKTKDVNDPPELPENVLTILLQCIFECTCSEVVKGTDGKTSILGTPTESAILEYGLHLGGDFGTVRSEIKLLKMEPFNSSKKRMSVITKLPGGQIRAFIKGASEIVLGMCDKLLDGSGESVVMSEEKVRFITSVINGFASNALRTLCLAYVDVEGEGEFDMKKELPNCGYTLIAVVGIKDPLRPGVKEAVETCLAAGITVRMVTGDNINTARAIARECGILTDGGLAIEGPVFRAKSDEEKRKLAPSIQVMARSSPTDKLKLVEHLRGLSEVVAVTGDGTNDAPALHESDIGFAMGIAGTEVAKEQADVIVLDDDFATIVKVAKWGRAVYINIQKFVQFQLTVNIVALMINFVSACITGSAPLTAVQLLWVNLIMDTLGALALATEPPNDGLMNRPPVKRTESFITKTMWRNIIGQSVYQMAVLFVLNFAGKSILNLDSTEILNTFIFNTFVFCQVFNEVNSRDIHKINVFRGMLSSWIFVGVMVSTVVFQVIIVEFLGTFASTVPLDWELWALSIAIGFLSMPIAIVLKCIPVEKSPVKHPKHPDGYVIIPGGPEGV
- the LOC111879355 gene encoding UDP-URONIC ACID TRANSPORTER 1; the protein is MLPTTSSSSSISQSSSNQFVFVSLLIFLWYSSNIGVLLLNKFLLSSYGFRFPIFLTMCHMSASGILSYISIVFLKVVPFQKIKSRSQFLRIATLSVVFCGSVVGGNISLRFLPVSFNQAIGATTPFFTALFAYMMTFKREAWITYGALVPVVTGVVIASGGEPSFQLYGFIMCISATAARAFKSVLQGILLSSEGEKLNSMNLLLYMSPMAVVFLLPTALLMEPDVLDATIALGLKHRFMWLLLSVNSTMAYAANLTNFLVTKHTSALTLQVLGNAKGAVAVVISILIFRNPVTPLGIAGYSLTVMGVIAYGEAKRRYK